The sequence atggcaatcacaatgcCAAATTTCAAATGcttacaaacatttcaacaaacacatgaatcacactacttacaacatagattatctatatatgttaaacgaaacagatatcgcatttggcatgtgaaatgacacccacgtcagtaataaatcattaactgacattgaaggctttgaaaaccataacctatacgaatatagtccacaccttaaaccagaaattgcgcaacggattcgatttagacagtaagtcttcgtcaacggcgaataggtaacctaaggcatgaattagattagctacatcaacacttaaactattctaagttccaaaaaaggttagggtttaattgacttatccaaaaatgagattagaatcaccggaataacgattcagatgcgatggattaggtatgcagggtaactggaaagaattccaagatgatttaccaacttctctctcactttctctctcttttcctctctctctctctctcttagctagggtttggaaaattcgaatgaaatttgagagtgagggtttaaggtctttatataggcctaaaattgatggaattagccctagggccaaggtatacttaggttataaccaaatcgagtctatttcgattcaatcgagcgtttctggaggtcctttttctgaatgctgttggacttaagctcactaatattggatcttaagcaaattaagttttcagtccgatcgggtttccagattgctcatggtggaccaatttcaattcaacggtcaccgaaactcgatcagggctacaaacactttgagatgtgtgggccatctttctTGATCCGtcggtgaatttgggtcagaatccaccagtcagaatgcttataatcgacgtgcaagcgacacaactcggattacttaaattcatatttaatttctaaataaactcacctttctcacactcttcactccagactcatgcaaatcgtctcaggatatcatctggacttgattttcgagatgattgtcaagcccaacaaggtggtcataattgtctaagtttatcgctattagactttcaacgtgtggtctaggtccgatacaaagttttcaagtactcccgagagcaactgggtttagcgttaaatcctagatttcagggtaacgtagcgctaacgattctaaaggttttgggtcttatagatcatatttaacgtggttggtgctaatttttgcaagtaatcgagtttagcactagttaattcatgtttaatttctaaaggattgagtcctaagagaattctagttgaggtggtgatcgggtctttgtacagaatttttcgggatgttacaggcCCACACAAGCCATGGATTGACTAGATTTTTATGTCTCAGTGGcaccactatgatgtgtgtatatgatccacttgtgcgacccattgatgcccatggtgtagcccattgatgcagcccacttgatgtgtgaggcccattggtgcggcccgtggatacggcccacttaatgtatatttgaggcccatatatgaggaccaatgtgatgtattcatgacccatgtaccaaggcccattgcgacgtactggaggcccattatgatgtattttcggaCCATTTGGTAAGGCCCTATCAGATGTATTTTTTGACCCATATGCTGCGGCCATTATGATGAACATGacgcccatgagtgagacccatagtgatgtgtattaggtccttgtttgaggctatgggcccactatatgtttgactctacgtggccactccttgggagcaatgtcagttaaatggccacattgatgggcaatgatggtttaatatccacattgtgaccttctattaggccttgttaggcccattcttaccgatcctgattgtcatggccaattgccgactctgattgacatgaccgatttttaccgattctgattatcgatcgatcccgattgtcgtggccgattgccgatttcgattgatgtgaccgattttccgactctgattatcgatcgatcccgattgtggTGGCTGATTGCTAATTCTGAATAacctgaccgatttgccgactctgattatctatcgatctcgattgtcgtggctgattgtcgattctgattgacgtgaccgatttaccgactctgattatcgatcgatcccgattgtcatagCCAATTGCCAATTTCtaattgacatgactgatttgccgactctgattatcgatcgatcctgattgtcgtggctgattgctgattctgattgacgtgagcgatttgccgactctgattatcaatcgatctcgattatcgtggctgattgtcgattctgattgatgtgaccaatttgccgactctgattatcgatcgatcccgattgtcgtggtcgattgccgattccgattgacgtgaccgatttactgaatctaattattgatcgatcccgattgccgattccgattaatacgactgatttaccgactctgattatcaatcgatcccgattgtcgtagccgattgtcgatttcgattgacgtgaacgatttgccgattttgattatcgatcgatcctgattgtcgagaccaagtatcgaggccgactccgattgttgaggccaagtccgagtgtcgattttgattgtcgaggcttatcgtcgagacctatatggtgtatatgcaactcatagttgaggcccatggtgttatatatttggcccttgtgtgaggccatgggtccactatatgttaggctctatgtgagccattccttgggggcgatgttggttaaatgtccacattgtcgaggccgattgtcgatgtttCGTTAACCCCGAGTATCCCGATTCATGAGTCATGTGACACAAGATATACACCTTGTACAGCCCGATCGCATCATCCGCATCCGCTTGTTATGCCGATGGGTTGACACGCAAGATAATTGGCGCATGTTAGAAAGGCTGCCTCGATATCGAGGTTATCTCTACAATAGCCCACATATGCTACATTGATGCATGATGCAAGCATCCCATGCAAGCCTCACTCATCCCTTACTCAGGCCAACCtcaaagtcaaggcaacccatgcttagccttccctttcttaccaacaagtcaaaagAGCCCATGCCTTCCATCCCATATCCCTTACATCTCctccctctttctcattttctcatttcaagcaaccatgagatcccaacgtccatggcttccatggaggagctagtatggcccaccttcctaccacccgatcccatcatcctaagcccatctcaaccgttgaagttcgtcctttggagctctagatcgcgttggcaaaagaaagaaaaggagatcaAGGGTGGGTGTATCTTTTTGAGTTGATTTGTggaatttagggcccacatggtgggacccatctggatgtatgtattgtaaagaagggcctatagtggcggggcccctcctccatctgtccctctctctctttctttctctctctcttcctcactttctctttttttttcttcttttgatggATGGCCTGcatgatatccacaccatccatcaaattgggcccactttgatgagtgtcgtgtgtccacaccgtccgacaacttggacggtgagacccTCCGTGGCACATATgtatcatccataccatccattcacggtggaggccactgtgatgtggatttcatccacgccgtacgTCTGTTTTGCCGCAGCAGCAGCCGTGAGGGTCTgaccgtgaggtatgtgttataataCAGACCGTCCActcatggactccaccttgatgtatggacttgaaccacaccatccatgtgtatgggatggcgggccacactgtgatgtatatgtttacatCCATTCGTCCATTTGTGGCCCCCACTCGTTGCACGTGTGCAACCTCTAGACCATCTGTCATGCGCTTCTGGACACTGGACGATGGCATAATATCCATTATATGTAGATATatacaaatattatatatattatttaatatcaTAATATCATgggggcccatgtgggacccacctggatgcaTTTTTCATCCACACTGTTGGGCCCCTTTGACGCACGTATTCTATATTCATGCCATCCGTCCATCTCAGggcatagggcccaccttgcatgcGTTATCCAGGCCGTCCGCCATCTGGAcagtccaaaccgtccatccctctTGCTGACGGTAGGGCCTacctccacacgtgtggacccacctactctgacgtatgcatttcatccatgcagtccaccgtccacacatggacggtgggacccatgtgatgtatgcggTTTATATCCTGGTCGTCCGTCCACTATTGAGacgtgaggccaccttgatacatgtgctGTGGGtttccatgatgcgtgtgttgcgcctgaaccgtccatctgttaaCGTCAGCTGGTCCATGGGacccctgaccatgatgtatgtgtttcaaatcTACACCGTCGATCAGATTGTGACGGTGGGAACCCACGAGCAGTAGTTATACTGTTGTGTACATCAACAAGCTGGGTGGGTCTGATCTGTGGTGTGCCCGATCTTGTCCATCCATATGTGGCCCCACCAACAGCAGATAGCTGCTAGTCTTAACGTCAGCAATTCTGTGGGCCAcccgtgatgcatgtattcatcCAGGCCATTCGGCCATGCACCCCACCTGGTGTGTGCTGTTCACACACGTGGATTGCACGTGATGCTTGTAAgataatccacaccatcaaatCTCTGGACGCGTGGAcagcaccatgatgtatgtgttctccaagccgtccatttgttttgccagcatgggaccgcggtgatgtatttatttcatccccaccgtccagatggtgctgGACCGTGCTGGATCATGTTTGACAATACAGAATTACATGtctaatgtttggacaatgctgatcatcAGTAGTGGCCATGCGTCCCATGGattgatgtgtacagtgatactcATGTtgcacttgcaactattgaaataattttgatgtaatccaagctcacatctgtgaggcccatcttgatgtatttttatgacccattcataaggcccactttgatatacttgtagtccattagtgcggccccttaatacagcccattatgatgtatatacagCCATGTTtggggcccaatgagatgcattcgaggcccatatatgaggcctagtgtgatgtattcatgacccgtatgatggggcccatctgcttgtatttgaggcctatgtgcagggcccacctatggcgtatgatgaggcccattgatgcggcccacttgttgtatttgaggcctatgggttatggcccgtatgatgtatctgaggcttatgtgtggggcccacctgttgtgtatatgtgacccttgagtaaggcccattgtgttgtatattagacctTTATATGAGGCAgcgggtccattatatgtttggttctatgtgggtcACAGCTtgagagcgatgttggttaaatgtccacattgatgggcaatgatggttgaatgtctacattgtcatgaccttccattaggccttgttaggcccattctgattatcgattgattccaattgtcgtgaccgatttgccgactctgattatcgattgattccgattgtcgtgaccgatttgccgatttgattatcgatcgattcgattgtcgtgaccgatttgccgactctgattatcgatcgattccgattgtcatgaccgatatgccgattttgattattgattgatccgattgtcgtgaccgatttggcgattctgattatcgattgattcgattgtcgtgactgatttgccgattctgattatcgatcgatccgattgtcgtgaccgatttgccgactctgattatcgattgattctaattgtcgtgaccgatttgccgagttgattatcgatcgattcgattgttgtgaccgatttgccgactctgattatcgatcgattcgattgttgtgaccgatttgccgactctgattatcgatcgattccgattattgtgacgatttgccgattttgattatcgatcgatccgattatcgtgaccgatttgccgattctgattattgatcgatccgattgtcgtgaccgatttgttgactcagattatcgatcgattccgattgtcgtgatcgatttgccgatctgattatcgatctatccgattgtcgtgaccgatttaccgactctgattatcgatcgattccgattgtcgtgaccgatttgtcgattttgattattgatcgatccgatttgccgattttaattattgatcgattcgattgtcatgaccgatttgctgattctgattatcgatcgatcccgattatcgtgaccaattttgccaattctgattatcgatcgatttcgattgtcgtgactaattggcgattgacatgaccgatttgctgattctgactaTCGTTCGAcctcgattgttgtgaccgattgccaattgatgtgaccgatttgccgattttgattattgatcgattccgatttgccgaggccaattgtattggccgattctgattaccgaggccgagtatcgaggccggttccgagtgtcgaacctgattgtcaaggccaatttcgattgtcaaggcctattgttgatgcctacatgatgcatatgcgacccgtagtttaggcccattgtgatgtatttgaggctcatgggcaagacccattgtaatgtattcgagctccgtgggcgtggcccattgtgatacattcgaggcccttgtatggagctcgatgtgatgtatgtgaggcccatgagcagggctcgcctgttgtgtatatgtgtcccttgagtaaggcccactgtgttgtatatcgggcctttgtgtgagaccgtggacccattatatgtttggctctatgtgggtcattccttggggcaatgttggttaaatgtccacattgtcgaggtcgattgtcgattggTATGTGGATACtaggttatgagtatgtgatgacagatagcatcatgatacatgcccatacgcatcatctccatgtttgttatgagaggtggttgatcattgcatatgtcattgagcatgttgtgttATGAgtctccctgataggtggaggttatctcacatgagcatgcggtatgtgcaggactgatgcatgactggattgtatgactcatgcatctcgcattatgattctgtatgccctaacgacatcagggccgtagcctccacaagcatgtcgtggatggccaaataggacaccgaaaatgtttgattctagcatccgggtgccatagatgtccctgggtgaaaattcctaaacctgatggtaccagaagataactccaacgtcgagatcgagtgtatacatgagcgcatgagggccgaatactaggaggctgcgtctcccactgtgtcgtggtcggttagaaaggagtGTGGACTTACCCGCCCGAGGATAGGGGGCAttgataggctgagtttgaccagcttgtgaataggtctgctattgatgtgccggataagtattgacagactattggccaggcggatagtgaggtttcttacgcttacttggattgtgtggctaggagagcggcaatgccatttggagtgtactaaaccccggtgatgataccagagatgaactgtactgatatatggatttagtaagcaggagttgtatactcattcatacattcattcattcactatccactcgggttggtggtgcacaactatttgttacatgtgccttcgtaatggccaggatttcggttggggcgcgctattaacctgagatcaggaatttaccacattgagtccgactatccaaatttaggtatgagactggtttggatataagtcccttgtgatggaccttatagcctgcgatactacgtactatcatcccgacttcacactctagtatggtcattccattcataccgcatattgcattacatttgcgGCATacagcattttgggttattgtgtgtctgcatttatatggtctacgtacgactgacgctatttgtgtcactcatcaggaatgtatattgtattgcatcctctgcatctgatatttggctatctatgattcctcatttgcatagttgatttgtattgcgtattctaagaTTGGATAATtcttgatcttgtcagtatttctacttattccgatattgtatgatttatggattaccagtatttccagtattgtatgattgtggcattgtattgaatacttggcacttaccttgtgcacatacttacaccaccctctaatctttctataagcttatgcacgatggatgcgtgcaggtgatgttaggttacagcagtgttgagcttggagcgtacaacgGTCTTCTGGCACTTGATTTTTATTTacatttccttccagcattgtactcaactgattatattaatggatatgtgatgatgatgttgcctttgtgaattgggtaatcttgtggttatgcttattgcaagttaaatgtacaaaaaagaaatcctccttataggatcccaggatcggaatctgtcgtatgtacgctaggagccgagaatggggtactatggaggctgtcggcatcggattcagcgatcgggattcttgtgaatccgattttcgggtttggggcgtgacaaagtaGGTGTGTGCTGTTCATGAGACCTTTGATTAGTAGGGGCTGTTTGGGGTAGGGATTTGTGATATCTATGTATTTCAAATCTCTcctatttgttttgtttttcaatGAGGATTTGCAATAGGTGAATTTCCCAAGTCCACACCTCCACACAATCCATGGATCTGGGTCAGATCTAAATCCCCTAAACAGATTATCCAATTTGGTTTGGTTGACTAGCATGCATACTTGATTTAAGATGACTTGTGGAGTGAAACTGAAAATGTTAGTTCACTAGATCTCTTTTCAAAGtgattaataatatatatatatatatatggaaagttTAGATCTCAAATAAGCATTTCATATTTGCATGTGTGGCTGTGTTTATGTGTACAGCTCTACAGGTGTGTGGAATTGGAAAACCtctttttaaatataaaatttcaaaaaataacctATTTATCACAATGTTTAAGAGAGAAGCATTCATGCCCATGGGCCTATATGACACTTAAGTGGGATATCATAGTTCTCCATAAGGTGAGACAATATGACCAGATCTTCTCCTTCAAATCAGGTcattgtgcccaaaaatgagcaggTTATTTTGTTTGGCTAACGCTGCATTGTTGTTGCCTATTTTCAGCTTACTTAGATACTGAGCCAAATCCAGGATTTCCTAGAAGAGGGATTTTCAGGTTTCTGTATAGGAGAGATTTGCTTCTCTTGTGGTTCATCTTGTGGTTCTCTTAGTTCAGGCTTGACTTGTGTTTATGGTGCAAGTTCAAGCATATCAGTCATCAATTATGCATAGTAAGATATTCAGAAGTTGGAAGTATTTCTGATACGAATAGACCCATTTTAATACACTGGAATTTTTAATTGTTTACAATTCCAGATGAATAAATTCAGTCCCATTGTAATTGTTCAAACCAACATAATACACAATTTTAACATCCAGAAAGTTATGGTCTTGTTTTCACTACTTCTATTCTTGTTACCATTCCTGTGGATTGCAGAAAGGAATTGATGAGAACTGGGCTGCAGCACTAGAGTACAATCTTGAAGCTTTTGATGGGTGGTATGAATCATCTCCTACTGATTGTGTGATCTCTAGTTTTTCTATGTCCAGGCTTAATTTTGTGTTTTTACAGGTCATGTTATATGTGGATACGGAAGTAAATGGAGTACCTTTGAAGGTCAAGGCActatatattatttttctttctttggtcTAGGCACAATTGATCTCACAATCTTTCAGTAGGTTTTTATTGACAAAATATCATAGTAAAATACACATTGACACAGTTTTTGTATTTGTTTATGGGTCATTGCAACATGTCGATACTGTGCTATAATCAATGAAACTTGGCTTTGACTTGCTTATTTAATGTTAGTGCCAATCCTGTGATTGCTGAATTGCACTGTTGGAATCTTACAGTCATCTTTTGGTGCCTACACAATTCATTTTGTAGAGATGCACAGGTCATGTGGGATCATAAAACTGGGTGTTCAAGAGGATTTGGCTTTGTTTCTTTCCATAATCATCAGGTATTATTCTCAATCTTACATATCACTGTTTAAAAGCATGTagttgacttcttcttcatcttttaaaAGCCTGTAGCTGACACATGAATTATACATGAATTTCTAAGGTGGGGCTGGGGCATGTTGAGTATTGATTACGCTAATTGTAATAGAAATGAGCCCTCGATTTATTGAAGAACCGTGATGTTTTACAATAACTAGTGATATTTTATGGTGTTTGAAGTGATGTAGAAAATATGACTTGCACTAAGAGGGCTAGTGTGCTCTTGTTTTGGATAAGAACAGGGTCAGCTATGGTCTGATGGTCTACATGTCGACCTTGAGAACCATGAACACTCAAACATAGCCTAAGGTTAGGAGCCAACGTACAATTAGCATGAGTTAAGTCTAGTCGTATATAGCATCTAACCATTGTTACTATAGTGAGAAGCAAATGTGGGCAAGATGCATATCTCATTTTGCAATATTCAATGTTTCTCATGCTAAGCACCCTCATTACCATAGTACAATGGCATGGGTTTGTGCACTTGATTACACTACAACACTACAGTACAATGGCATGGGTTTGTGCACTTGATTACAAtgcaccaaaatcgtcatttagaaatggttttaaaccgttcctagaAGAGGCATCGCAAAAAAACtggaacggttcagaaccgttttgggtaccgttccaaattttagagacggaattttaggaacggttttaaaccgttccggtTCCAATGATTAGCTTTAAGAAATTGCCAGCAGTCAAATTGTAGAAACGGTATTTTTCCTATAGTCCCCTTTAACCTTGACCCTTTCCAATCTCAAAGCCAAGAAGCAAACAgaacaaaataatattttttagaACAAAACCCATTGCTCCAAATAATCCTGTAGTCCCCTTTAACCTTGACCCTTTCTAAAGGGCTCCccatttttcatgaatccacTGACCTAGTGGTTGTAGATAAGGACATGTGAACCTGGCCATTATCATTGCAATAAACTCCAACCATAGGGTAGCCCCGCTTACCCACACAAGAACCCATAAAGTTCAATTTCCACTAATGTAAGGATGGTGAAAATAATCTGTAGTATTGAATGGAACAATTCATTCATATTTAAGATAAGATGCAATGGTAATGGAATCTAACTAGATCTTGACAATCAGAAAAATATAAATGGACCTTCATAACTGAGGCTGATGAACAAGACGGTCTAAGACAAGTTTGTTAGAGGCTCATAAAAAGGTATAGGAGTGTTACCAATATGGCCAATTTTCATTCCAGACCGAGCAAGGGCCCTGAGAGCAGATTGGGCACCTGGACTGGGCGTCTTCATTTTGTTACCACCAGTTGCGCGCAACTTAATGTGCAGAGCAGTGATTCCAAGCTCCTACAAAAAGCATTAGAAAATGAACATCAACAATGAATGTCACTGCTAAAACACCATCACCGCTATCATCATCACAAACCTAGTATATATGCATGTTCTGATTTGTGATGAAGTTATCGATGTGATTACATGGAAAAACATGTAAGAATCCTAAATAACTATTGAAGAAGATTTCTAGTTCACACAATGGATGCATGTACATGCATACCAATGACCTCAGTCAATTCACAAgagtgaaagcaatctcaaccaatGATTTACCAATTTCACCTAAATACCAACCAGTGAGAGTGGAAATGGAAGTACATACCTTGCAGCGTTGTGCAACACCTTGTGCTGCAAGCATGGCAGCATAGGGAGAGGACTCATCCCTGTCTGCCTTGACTTTCATCCCACCTATATAAAATAATGATGTAACCAATCATTTGAGCTTCATCTATATTAAGCAAGATGAAGTCCTAACACTGGAAATAGAATCGTAAAATGGTAGAAAATTAAATGACCAATAATCAAACTTTAAGTTTTAGGAACAAATAATAACACTGCTTTCAGATTTTTACAGCAATCTTCAAAGAAGTAGCGTCTCTTGGACATGTTTTAAGTTAATGCAGAAGGATGAAGTAATATATGGTTCTCGTTACAATTGAAATTCAAGGGCTTGTTTTGGAAGCTTGGAAAGTGTTTGGGCGGAAAATACTTTCCAAGAAAATGACATTTTCCCCTAATTGGTAATTCACTTTTTGGTGGAAAACATTTTCCAAGAATGTGTTTCCATAGAGATCTTAAAAAATTCCCAACTCTCCACCTagtgtttttattattttttgtatcttcTCTCCAAATGctttcttgaaaaagaaaatgttacttcctctcatattattttacaagctcccaaacagtCCCTAAAGATCTACTTTGGCATAGGGCTGGAAACAGTTCAGGCCTGGGGTTGGCTTCGGCATGTATTTTGAACCATTCAGATTGGGCCTGAGGGGTCggtcctattcaaaattttgattttgcaagGCCCAAGACctacccattgatagccctacttTAGAACAGTCAATTTCAAATGCAGTTTGtatgttttcttttcttaatAGAAAATTGAATTTTATCCTGCAAGTTAGGAGTAAATTTATATAGCTGTTTTTATATTCTTTATAGCAAAAAAGGATATCTTGTTCACTTAAATTAGCATAGATGTTGCACCAACTCTTCTCCAAAAAGCATCTAACCAAAAAAGTTCAAAACTAAAGGCATCTCATACTGGTAATGCTGACCATGGTTTCTCTCCTAGATAAATCTATCACATGCTGCAatccagggaaaaaaaaaaagattggggCCTCTGAGAATGTCAAGAGAAGCAAAAAGGAACTGAAAGAAAAGACATGGGACTTCCGATAAAAGTATCATTAAAAGATGCAAAGATGTGGGTGACACCGAAaacattctctccctctcttacagTTGGTCCAAGTGTCACATTCTCCTTCTTGGGCTCCCTAGTCTTCCTTTGTGACTGTAAAATGCCTCGCCCAAAAAAAGGCACCCAAATTAAAAATGACATTTTTATAAGATTATGAGAAAAGCAAAGCTGCAAAAGCACCATAGAACGTTTcgcatttaattcaagctttgaaaaaaaaaaaaacttgtcatgTGTTACATAAATGTTGCCAACGGCTAAATTTTAAGATTAGACCTAGATGACATTCAGGGCAATAAATTTGAatcatatttaaaaaaagaatGCATTGATTCCTTTGAATATTAGAATCTACAAACTAAAATAATTGTCAGGAATCAATACAAATGATGGGAAGTTCATTGTGTTAAGTACTAATCTATTGAACACCTTATTGGATTCAAAGAGCAACATAcattaaaaagaaataaatg is a genomic window of Magnolia sinica isolate HGM2019 chromosome 15, MsV1, whole genome shotgun sequence containing:
- the LOC131226930 gene encoding small ribosomal subunit protein uS11z-like — encoded protein: MKVKADRDESSPYAAMLAAQGVAQRCKELGITALHIKLRATGGNKMKTPSPGAQSALRALARSGMKIGHIGNTPIPFYEPLTNLS